CCGTTTCCACCCACTCTGTTTCCGGCCGCAGAGTAACGCAACGCTTTTTTAGGATATAGGCTTCTTTTTGGATGCCACCGCTATCGGATAGCATCATGGCGCAATTATCCATCAGCATTAAAAAATCCAGATATGCCTGAGGAGCCACAAAGTGAATGTTATTAAACTGGTTTTTGGAGAGGCGTTGCAGCATCTTTCTGGTGCGGGGATGCACCGGGAAAACAATGTGGGTATCCAATGTATCCAGTGATCTTAGTATATGTTCAAGTTTCTGTGGATCGTCTACGTTATAAGGCCGATGCAGAGTCAAGAGGAAGTATGCTTCTTCGGAATTCAATTTTAGCTCTTGCAGAACTCGCGATTCTTTGCGAGCCTTAGTTATGCCAAAGGCAAGGGAATCCACCATGATATCGCCCACCAGGCGGCATTTGTTGCTCAACCCCTCTTTGGCGGCATTTTCCATCGCTTTTTGAGTGGGGGCAAGCAGGATATTGGAGATATGATCGGTCGCTATGCGATTTATTTCCTCCGGCATGCTACGGTTAAAACTTCTAAGACAGGCTTCTACATGTGCTGTTTTGATGCCCAGTTTTACCGCTGCCAATGCTCCTGCCAGCGTTGTATTGGTATCGCCATACACGATTACCAGGTCTGGCTTTTGGCTTTGAAGAATGGGCTCTACCAGAGCCAATATTTCTCCGGTTTGAACGCCTTGAGTTCCCGAGCCCACGCTTAGGTTATAGTCTGGGGCGGGGATTTCCATATCTCTAAAAAAAACTTCATTCATCTGCAGATCATAATGCTGTCCGCTATGAATTATTTGCTCTTCGATGCCTGCGGCTCTTATTACCCTGGAAAGCGGTGCCAGTTTTACAAATTGAGGTCGCGCTCCAACTATCTGAATTATCTTCATGGTTTCTCCGTTATCGTTTGATGGGTAAGAAGACCGATTCAATGTCTGCTGCCATCGTATTTCCATAATAGTCACTTGTTTCTTTATGAAGCACAAGTTTGTAGGATCGGTAATTTACTAGTTCATCTCTTGGTTTCAAGATTATTTTCCTACCAAGATTGGCCTCCACTGCCAAGGGTATTTCTTGCTTAGATTCAGAAGCAATCAGGCTAACGTGAAGATTATCTGATGTAACAATCTCAGAAAACACAAGCTCGATAGTGGGCTGGAGGCTGTTTACTGTTGCACCGTTCCGAGGTAGTATAGATACAAGAGATACTGCACTGGTATCGGAAAAGACTCTGGGGTTGAACTGCAATCCGCTCATTGGGCTGATATTTCCTTTAAGATCAGTTAAGTTGCGCATATTAAGATCGTAGGACGAGGAATCGGGCTTGGCGATTAGCATGCGCAAGATATTACCTTCCAAATGACGTTTTAATATGCTTAGTGAATTTTCAGAGTCTCTTTGGAGTAATTCCACATATTCAACGTTGCTAATGGGTTCGCTAAGTTCCACTTCCAGTTCTTGTGGCGATATGTGCCGTATTTGTCTTATTTGAGCCATCGAGGTATCCGCATAAGCAAGAGAGATGTCCATTGTGCTTCTATTATCGGCTTTACATAGCTTCTCAAAGAACGGCTCTAGTGTGGTATCGTATCTGTTATTAAGATTTTTATCTATGTATGTGCGTAATTGATACTCAGCAGGGGTTAAATTGAGTAATTCGTAACTGCTACCCTGCAGTTCATCCATCATTACCAAAAGCGAATCGGCTGAAAACACAGAAAGCTTTACTTTCGCCCCATTATCGGCTTGATCTTCATAGTTGATCAGCCCAGAGATACTTGCTGTGGCAGGATTTCCATGTTTAAAA
Above is a genomic segment from Candidatus Cloacimonadota bacterium containing:
- the wecB gene encoding UDP-N-acetylglucosamine 2-epimerase (non-hydrolyzing) gives rise to the protein MKIIQIVGARPQFVKLAPLSRVIRAAGIEEQIIHSGQHYDLQMNEVFFRDMEIPAPDYNLSVGSGTQGVQTGEILALVEPILQSQKPDLVIVYGDTNTTLAGALAAVKLGIKTAHVEACLRSFNRSMPEEINRIATDHISNILLAPTQKAMENAAKEGLSNKCRLVGDIMVDSLAFGITKARKESRVLQELKLNSEEAYFLLTLHRPYNVDDPQKLEHILRSLDTLDTHIVFPVHPRTRKMLQRLSKNQFNNIHFVAPQAYLDFLMLMDNCAMMLSDSGGIQKEAYILKKRCVTLRPETEWVETVESGWNMLLPPEDSSFPKAMRNFVEPPAHPEIFGQNVASRMLEELVKG
- a CDS encoding Ig-like domain-containing protein; translated protein: MRNICLVIVVFCLFMLSGCGSKRNPTGGAEDTEKPSILSTNPAEFGDISSKVIEVDFSKNMDKSTLTNSVYFYPPITNRRIYLSRSTLKIEIREDLQDNSFYYITLSTRIKDLRGNELERPYTLIFKHGNPATASISGLINYEDQADNGAKVKLSVFSADSLLVMMDELQGSSYELLNLTPAEYQLRTYIDKNLNNRYDTTLEPFFEKLCKADNRSTMDISLAYADTSMAQIRQIRHISPQELEVELSEPISNVEYVELLQRDSENSLSILKRHLEGNILRMLIAKPDSSSYDLNMRNLTDLKGNISPMSGLQFNPRVFSDTSAVSLVSILPRNGATVNSLQPTIELVFSEIVTSDNLHVSLIASESKQEIPLAVEANLGRKIILKPRDELVNYRSYKLVLHKETSDYYGNTMAADIESVFLPIKR